One region of Oryza glaberrima chromosome 7, OglaRS2, whole genome shotgun sequence genomic DNA includes:
- the LOC127779501 gene encoding actin-related protein 4-like isoform X1 translates to MDNQRSSTLQISAITLYVLKCVFILFRRDHMEVISPMKDGTFIDWDIVDNIWNHAFSFYPEEHPMLIVEPSTNRGQQREKLYKVALRLPCSDSSAGPVIYIMHWTIEPGCFWRTREHGWSII, encoded by the exons ATGGATAATCAACGAAGCTCTACACTACAAATTTCTGCAATAACAT TGTATGTACTAAAATGTGTTTTTATTCTATTTAGGAGGGATCATATGGAG GTGATTTCACCAATGAAAGATGGAACATTTATTGATTGGGATATTGTTGACAATATATGGAATCATGCTTTCAG CTTTTATCCTGAGGAGCATCCTATGTTGATAGTTGAACCATCTACAAACAGAGGGCAGCAAAGAGAGAA ATTATATAAGGTCGCTTTAAGATTACCATGTTCAGATTCTTCTGCCGGCCCTGTTATTTACATTATGCATTGGACTATTGAGCCTGGTTGTTTTTGGAGGACCAGGGAGCATGGCTGGAGTATCATCTAG
- the LOC127779501 gene encoding actin-related protein 4-like isoform X2, with protein MDNQRSSTLQISAITLYVLKCVFILFRRDHMEVISPMKDGTFIDWDIVDNIWNHAFRLYKVALRLPCSDSSAGPVIYIMHWTIEPGCFWRTREHGWSII; from the exons ATGGATAATCAACGAAGCTCTACACTACAAATTTCTGCAATAACAT TGTATGTACTAAAATGTGTTTTTATTCTATTTAGGAGGGATCATATGGAG GTGATTTCACCAATGAAAGATGGAACATTTATTGATTGGGATATTGTTGACAATATATGGAATCATGCTTTCAG ATTATATAAGGTCGCTTTAAGATTACCATGTTCAGATTCTTCTGCCGGCCCTGTTATTTACATTATGCATTGGACTATTGAGCCTGGTTGTTTTTGGAGGACCAGGGAGCATGGCTGGAGTATCATCTAG
- the LOC127778273 gene encoding adenine phosphoribosyltransferase 4-like isoform X2 has protein sequence MAVSEEKKKEMQDPRTQAIASTIRVVPNFPKPGIMFQDITTLLLNPPVFKDTIDLFVERYTGKGISVVAGVEARGFIFGPPIALAIGAKFIPLRKPNKLPGEVMSKEYELEYGADCLEMHVGAVQPGERALVVDDLVATGGTLCAAIVLLERAGAEVVECACVIELPELKGRERLNGKPLYILVESHS, from the exons ATGGCAGTGtctgaggagaagaagaaggagatgcaAGACCCCAGGACACAGGCCATAGCATCCACCATTAGAGTTGTGCCCAACTTCCCTAAGCCAG GAATAATGTTCCAAGATATCACGACCCTACTTCTAAATCCCCCTGTGTTCAAGGACACCATCGACTTGTTCGTTGAACGGTACACTGGCAAAGGCATCTCCGTTGTTGCTG GGGTCGAAGCTAGAGGGTTTATTTTCGGTCCTCCCATAGCGCTCGCTATTGGTGCAAAATTTATCCCACTAAGAAAACCTAACAAACTTCCAG GTGAGGTGATGTCAAAGGAGTACGAGCTGGAGTATGGTGCCGACTGCTTGGAAATGCACGTCGGCGCGGTGCAGCCCGGCGAGCGAGCGctcgtcgtcgacgacctcgTCGCCACCGGCGGCACGCTCTGTGCCGCCATCGTCTTGCTTG agcgTGCTGGTGCAGAAGTGGTGGAGTGTGCATGTGTGATTGAGCTCCCGGAACTGAAG GGTCGTGAGAGGCTCAATGGGAAGCCACTGTACATTCTGGTGGAGTCTCACTCCTAG
- the LOC127779499 gene encoding spindle and kinetochore-associated protein 1 homolog translates to MDAGDASRLGESLDAVSAAFQSRVMELQELVLARNMYPATAIPDLAAVDVSLTAMEAQLQAVRRRLQEEREAFPKAKKLVQQSLKQQRRLQLMLANMPTGMREDVFATPLEHNSSMVFPESLNFSSAVPEVRDHDLKIKEEPTAPPKKGRGPAPRWYISTEELDSLSSYMRGRLTLEKVNIAINEVASYADGNAHLVACPKKKLSEDTWEKALELRDIAARESVKGKHFFLETDIKGPGLKLDTTGKAILTVLRHLGRFQETRIGHHRVFILSKQQ, encoded by the exons ATGGACGCCGGCGACGCGAGCCGCTTGGGGGAGTCGCTGgacgccgtctccgccgccttcCAGTCCCGCGTCATGGAGCTCCAGGAGCTCGTCCTCGCCCGCAACA TGTACCCGGCGACGGCGATaccggacctcgccgccgtcgacgtgtCGCTCACGGCCATGGAGGCGCAGTTGCAggcggtccgccgccgcctccaggaGGAGCGCGAAGCCTTCCCCAAGGCCAAG AAACTAGTACAACAGTCCTTGAAGCAACAGCGGAGGCTGCAGCTTATGCTTGCAAACATGCCAACTGGGATGCGCGAGGATGTCTTTGCTACACCTCTGGAACATAATTCATCAAT GGTGTTCCCTGAGTCGCTCAATTTCAGCTCGGCTGTTCCAGAAGTCAGAGACCATGATTTAAAGATTAAGGAGGAGCCAACTGCACCACCCAAG AAGGGAAGAGGACCTGCACCTCGTTGGTACATATCCACTGAGGAGCTTGATTCGTTGTCATC ATACATGAGAGGGAGGCTCACTCTGGAGAAGGTTAACATTGCCATCAATGAAGTGGCTTCATATGCGGACGGCAATGCTCATCTTGTTGCATGTCCAAAGAAAAAG TTATCAGAAGACACATGGGAGAAGGCACTG gaatTAAGGGACATTGCAGCAAGAGAGTCAGTTAAGGGGAAGCATTTCTTCTTGGAAACTGATATAAAGGGACCGGGCTTAAAACTTGATACCACAGGGAAAGCAATCCTTACT GTCCTTCGTCATCTCGGCCGCTTCCAGGAGACCCGGATTGGGCATCATCGCGTTTTCATACTTTCAAAACAACAGTGA
- the LOC127779501 gene encoding actin-related protein 4-like isoform X5, whose protein sequence is MDNQRSSTLQISAITLYVLKCVFILFRRDHMEVISPMKDGTFIDWDIVDNIWNHAFSFYPEEHPMLIVEPSTNRGQQREKYLLTLKIMKA, encoded by the exons ATGGATAATCAACGAAGCTCTACACTACAAATTTCTGCAATAACAT TGTATGTACTAAAATGTGTTTTTATTCTATTTAGGAGGGATCATATGGAG GTGATTTCACCAATGAAAGATGGAACATTTATTGATTGGGATATTGTTGACAATATATGGAATCATGCTTTCAG CTTTTATCCTGAGGAGCATCCTATGTTGATAGTTGAACCATCTACAAACAGAGGGCAGCAAAGAGAGAA GTATCTATTGACTTTAAAGATCATGAAGGCATAA
- the LOC127778273 gene encoding adenine phosphoribosyltransferase 3-like isoform X3, translating into MAVSEEKKKEMQDPRTQAIASTIRVVPNFPKPGIMFQDITTLLLNPPVFKDTIDLFVERYTGKGISVVAGVEARGFIFGPPIALAIGAKFIPLRKPNKLPGEVMSKEYELEYGADCLEMHVGAVQPGERALVVDDLVATGGTLCAAIVLLERAGAEVVECACVIELPELKL; encoded by the exons ATGGCAGTGtctgaggagaagaagaaggagatgcaAGACCCCAGGACACAGGCCATAGCATCCACCATTAGAGTTGTGCCCAACTTCCCTAAGCCAG GAATAATGTTCCAAGATATCACGACCCTACTTCTAAATCCCCCTGTGTTCAAGGACACCATCGACTTGTTCGTTGAACGGTACACTGGCAAAGGCATCTCCGTTGTTGCTG GGGTCGAAGCTAGAGGGTTTATTTTCGGTCCTCCCATAGCGCTCGCTATTGGTGCAAAATTTATCCCACTAAGAAAACCTAACAAACTTCCAG GTGAGGTGATGTCAAAGGAGTACGAGCTGGAGTATGGTGCCGACTGCTTGGAAATGCACGTCGGCGCGGTGCAGCCCGGCGAGCGAGCGctcgtcgtcgacgacctcgTCGCCACCGGCGGCACGCTCTGTGCCGCCATCGTCTTGCTTG agcgTGCTGGTGCAGAAGTGGTGGAGTGTGCATGTGTGATTGAGCTCCCGGAACTGAAG TTATGA
- the LOC127778273 gene encoding adenine phosphoribosyltransferase 1-like isoform X1, producing the protein MAVSEEKKKEMQDPRTQAIASTIRVVPNFPKPGIMFQDITTLLLNPPVFKDTIDLFVERYTGKGISVVAGVEARGFIFGPPIALAIGAKFIPLRKPNKLPGEVMSKEYELEYGADCLEMHVGAVQPGERALVVDDLVATGGTLCAAIVLLERAGAEVVECACVIELPELKDIDGIPYIGGDPVTSYLKLA; encoded by the exons ATGGCAGTGtctgaggagaagaagaaggagatgcaAGACCCCAGGACACAGGCCATAGCATCCACCATTAGAGTTGTGCCCAACTTCCCTAAGCCAG GAATAATGTTCCAAGATATCACGACCCTACTTCTAAATCCCCCTGTGTTCAAGGACACCATCGACTTGTTCGTTGAACGGTACACTGGCAAAGGCATCTCCGTTGTTGCTG GGGTCGAAGCTAGAGGGTTTATTTTCGGTCCTCCCATAGCGCTCGCTATTGGTGCAAAATTTATCCCACTAAGAAAACCTAACAAACTTCCAG GTGAGGTGATGTCAAAGGAGTACGAGCTGGAGTATGGTGCCGACTGCTTGGAAATGCACGTCGGCGCGGTGCAGCCCGGCGAGCGAGCGctcgtcgtcgacgacctcgTCGCCACCGGCGGCACGCTCTGTGCCGCCATCGTCTTGCTTG agcgTGCTGGTGCAGAAGTGGTGGAGTGTGCATGTGTGATTGAGCTCCCGGAACTGAAG GATATAGATGGGATACCATATATAGGAGGGGACCCTGTCACAAGCTATTTGAAGCTAGCTTAA
- the LOC127778273 gene encoding adenine phosphoribosyltransferase 3-like isoform X4: MAVSEEKKKEMQDPRTQAIASTIRVVPNFPKPGIMFQDITTLLLNPPVFKDTIDLFVERYTGKGISVVAGEVMSKEYELEYGADCLEMHVGAVQPGERALVVDDLVATGGTLCAAIVLLERAGAEVVECACVIELPELKDIDGIPYIGGDPVTSYLKLA, encoded by the exons ATGGCAGTGtctgaggagaagaagaaggagatgcaAGACCCCAGGACACAGGCCATAGCATCCACCATTAGAGTTGTGCCCAACTTCCCTAAGCCAG GAATAATGTTCCAAGATATCACGACCCTACTTCTAAATCCCCCTGTGTTCAAGGACACCATCGACTTGTTCGTTGAACGGTACACTGGCAAAGGCATCTCCGTTGTTGCTG GTGAGGTGATGTCAAAGGAGTACGAGCTGGAGTATGGTGCCGACTGCTTGGAAATGCACGTCGGCGCGGTGCAGCCCGGCGAGCGAGCGctcgtcgtcgacgacctcgTCGCCACCGGCGGCACGCTCTGTGCCGCCATCGTCTTGCTTG agcgTGCTGGTGCAGAAGTGGTGGAGTGTGCATGTGTGATTGAGCTCCCGGAACTGAAG GATATAGATGGGATACCATATATAGGAGGGGACCCTGTCACAAGCTATTTGAAGCTAGCTTAA
- the LOC127779501 gene encoding actin-related protein 4-like isoform X4, whose product MEVISPMKDGTFIDWDIVDNIWNHAFSFYPEEHPMLIVEPSTNRGQQREKLYKVALRLPCSDSSAGPVIYIMHWTIEPGCFWRTREHGWSII is encoded by the exons ATGGAG GTGATTTCACCAATGAAAGATGGAACATTTATTGATTGGGATATTGTTGACAATATATGGAATCATGCTTTCAG CTTTTATCCTGAGGAGCATCCTATGTTGATAGTTGAACCATCTACAAACAGAGGGCAGCAAAGAGAGAA ATTATATAAGGTCGCTTTAAGATTACCATGTTCAGATTCTTCTGCCGGCCCTGTTATTTACATTATGCATTGGACTATTGAGCCTGGTTGTTTTTGGAGGACCAGGGAGCATGGCTGGAGTATCATCTAG
- the LOC127779501 gene encoding actin-related protein 4-like isoform X3, producing the protein MRDHMEVISPMKDGTFIDWDIVDNIWNHAFSFYPEEHPMLIVEPSTNRGQQREKLYKVALRLPCSDSSAGPVIYIMHWTIEPGCFWRTREHGWSII; encoded by the exons AT GAGGGATCATATGGAG GTGATTTCACCAATGAAAGATGGAACATTTATTGATTGGGATATTGTTGACAATATATGGAATCATGCTTTCAG CTTTTATCCTGAGGAGCATCCTATGTTGATAGTTGAACCATCTACAAACAGAGGGCAGCAAAGAGAGAA ATTATATAAGGTCGCTTTAAGATTACCATGTTCAGATTCTTCTGCCGGCCCTGTTATTTACATTATGCATTGGACTATTGAGCCTGGTTGTTTTTGGAGGACCAGGGAGCATGGCTGGAGTATCATCTAG